From Loxodonta africana isolate mLoxAfr1 chromosome 2, mLoxAfr1.hap2, whole genome shotgun sequence, the proteins below share one genomic window:
- the RFESD gene encoding Rieske domain-containing protein isoform X1: protein MDPTISVQNPEKKEDSSVCVGREDDIKKSKRMTAVVHDREVVIFYHKGEYHAMDIRCYHSGGPLHLGEIEDFDGRSCIVCPWHKYKITLATGEGLYQSINPKDPSAKPKWCSKGIKQRIHTVTVDNGNLYVTLSKEPFKCDSDYYATGDFKVIQSPSL from the exons ATGGACCCCACCATCTCTGTACAAAATCCTGAAAAGAAGGAAGATTCTTCTGTATGTGTTGGCAGAGAAGATGACattaaaaaatctaaaagaatGACAGCTGTTGTCCATGATCGAGAAGTGGTGATTTTCTACCACAAAGGAGAGTATCATGCTATGGATATTCGCTGTTACC ATTCAGGAGGACCTTTACATTTGGGAGAAATAGAG GATTTTGATGGACGATCTTGTATTGTTTGCCCCTGGCATAAATACAAAATTACTTTGGCAACAGGAGAAGGACTGTATCAGTCTATAAACCCTAAAGATCCATCAGCAAAACCCAAGTGGTGCTCCAAAGGAATAAAGCAAAGGATTCATACAGTGACAGTGGACAACGGGAATCTTTATGTGACTCTTTCTAAAGAGCCTTTTAAATGTGACTCTGATTATTACGCCACTGGAGACTTCAAAGTAATTCAGAGTCCTTCATTATAA
- the RFESD gene encoding Rieske domain-containing protein isoform X2, with translation MDPTISVQNPEKKEDSSVCVGREDDIKKSKRMTAVVHDREVVIFYHKGEYHAMDIRCYHSGGPLHLGEIETDTDVMLEQEAIRLRTKHNKWDSRGQRRLHQLLDVQMGVAVSAHSLQMSRWKISQSPWLLERVSRK, from the exons ATGGACCCCACCATCTCTGTACAAAATCCTGAAAAGAAGGAAGATTCTTCTGTATGTGTTGGCAGAGAAGATGACattaaaaaatctaaaagaatGACAGCTGTTGTCCATGATCGAGAAGTGGTGATTTTCTACCACAAAGGAGAGTATCATGCTATGGATATTCGCTGTTACC ATTCAGGAGGACCTTTACATTTGGGAGAAATAGAG ACTGATACGGATGTGATGCTTGAGCAAGAGGCAATACGCCTAAGGACAAAACACAACAAATGGGATAGCAGGGGACAAAGACG GCTACACCAACTCCTAGATGTACAGATGGGTGTGGCAGTTTCAGCCCACTCTCTCCAGATGTCACGCTGGAAAATTTCCCAGAGTCCCTGGCTCCTAGAGAGAGTTTCCAGGAAATGA